Proteins from a genomic interval of Paenibacillus lentus:
- a CDS encoding chemotaxis protein CheD — MIEEQRIVKVGMADLNIIQQSGLIRTTGLGSCVGLTLFDPVVKAAGLAHVMLPTSSIARDGALNIAKYADTAVPALLEQLLNIGAEQKRIVAKMAGGSQMFTFAGSGDSLRIGPRNVESCKEKLSELGIPLLAEDTGGNYGRTIELDCETGILFIRSVQKGVKEL, encoded by the coding sequence ATGATTGAGGAACAGCGAATTGTAAAGGTTGGTATGGCGGATCTCAATATTATTCAGCAATCGGGACTAATTCGGACGACAGGGCTTGGCTCTTGTGTGGGACTGACATTATTTGATCCAGTCGTAAAAGCGGCTGGACTGGCTCATGTCATGCTTCCTACCTCCTCTATTGCCCGTGATGGCGCATTAAATATTGCAAAGTATGCAGATACTGCTGTTCCGGCTTTGTTGGAACAATTATTGAACATCGGAGCAGAGCAAAAACGGATTGTGGCCAAAATGGCAGGCGGATCTCAGATGTTTACCTTTGCCGGATCTGGCGATTCGCTGCGGATTGGCCCAAGAAATGTGGAGTCTTGTAAGGAAAAGCTTTCAGAGCTGGGTATCCCGCTGTTAGCAGAAGATACGGGAGGCAATTACGGAAGAACAATCGAGCTTGATTGCGAAACGGGTATATTATTTATACGTAGCGTACAAAAGGGTGTAAAGGAATTGTAG
- the fliR gene encoding flagellar biosynthetic protein FliR has product METLLQGISVFLLVFCRMTAFFVVAPIFSSRGVPNTFKVGLSAMVALLIVIIQGIDHAIPTDFSYLLFVIRELLIGLLMGYVALLLFMVIQMAGSFIDIQMGFGIVNVLDPMTGASAPILGNLKYIIATLLFLSINGHHYLLDAVIRSYNWMPLSNELFQKIYHGNIAEFLARTFSQAFLLSFQLAAPLVVALFVTDVALGFLARTAPQFNVFVIGIPLKILVGLAMLLLLVPSLIYAFENLFQVLFKSLHNLFGTIGERPK; this is encoded by the coding sequence ATGGAGACTTTGTTGCAAGGAATTTCGGTTTTTTTGCTTGTTTTTTGTCGAATGACTGCGTTTTTTGTAGTTGCACCAATATTTTCATCGCGCGGTGTTCCTAATACCTTCAAAGTTGGCTTGTCAGCCATGGTTGCTTTGTTGATTGTTATCATTCAAGGTATCGATCATGCTATTCCGACAGACTTTAGCTATCTTCTATTTGTTATTCGTGAGCTGTTGATCGGATTGCTGATGGGATATGTCGCTCTCTTATTATTTATGGTTATTCAGATGGCAGGATCCTTTATCGACATTCAAATGGGATTTGGTATCGTGAACGTACTCGATCCTATGACTGGTGCATCAGCCCCGATACTTGGCAATTTAAAGTATATCATTGCTACGTTGCTATTCTTGTCGATAAATGGCCACCATTATTTACTGGATGCGGTTATTCGCAGTTATAATTGGATGCCGCTATCTAATGAATTGTTTCAGAAAATATACCATGGAAACATCGCCGAATTTTTGGCTAGAACCTTTAGTCAAGCTTTCCTACTATCTTTTCAACTGGCGGCACCGTTGGTCGTTGCTCTATTTGTAACCGATGTTGCGCTTGGTTTTTTAGCTCGAACGGCTCCCCAATTCAACGTCTTTGTGATCGGAATTCCGCTCAAAATTTTGGTTGGGTTAGCTATGCTGCTTTTGCTAGTACCCAGCTTGATTTATGCGTTTGAGAATTTGTTTCAGGTGTTGTTCAAATCGTTGCATAATTTGTTCGGTACAATCGGGGAAAGGCCGAAGTAG
- a CDS encoding IS4 family transposase yields MIEQSILQNQLPNEIKPAFKELKVLQHLRTAGFKKRFGYTCSFLFQLVFVLLFHHKNWFRLLESEKGDTFPGKDAIYRFLNHSGYAWRKFLSLLSSSTIDKIRPLTGEDRMSAFVVDDSMFERNRSKKVELLSRFKDHATGSFYKGFRMLTLGWSDGHTFIPVDFSLLASMKSQINGIMQGIDKRTSGYKRRVEALLPAPEIIPSMIDRALSAGVQASYVLMDSWFTHAPLIQAIVDRGLDVIGMVKADKKRYLVDERRLSLQELYYEAIPVQGKNKGILRSIRTELSPGIPVMMVFVRHRSKKKEWLAILCTDLTISEEKMIQIYGIRWDIEVFFKCAKSLLRLQKEFQGRSYDLLISHTTIVFSRYILLAWQHRQSTDNRTLGGLFYLLCDEVGQLDWAVALKQLIELIEDISKKASKKITTLIQTQLQQWIAGLPSYIKAYLPISSCES; encoded by the coding sequence ATGATAGAGCAAAGCATATTACAAAATCAACTTCCAAATGAAATTAAACCCGCTTTTAAAGAGCTGAAAGTATTGCAACATTTAAGAACAGCTGGATTTAAAAAGAGATTTGGTTATACCTGTTCGTTTTTATTCCAGCTTGTCTTTGTCCTTTTGTTTCACCACAAAAACTGGTTCCGCCTGTTGGAAAGCGAGAAAGGTGATACGTTTCCTGGGAAGGATGCGATCTATCGATTCCTGAATCACAGCGGCTATGCATGGCGCAAATTTCTGTCATTGCTTAGTTCCTCCACTATCGATAAAATTCGCCCACTGACAGGTGAAGATCGCATGTCTGCATTTGTTGTTGACGACTCCATGTTTGAGCGCAATCGTAGCAAGAAGGTTGAACTGCTTTCTCGATTTAAAGATCATGCAACGGGTTCCTTTTATAAAGGATTTCGGATGCTTACGCTAGGCTGGTCGGATGGTCATACGTTTATTCCCGTTGACTTCTCCTTGCTAGCTTCGATGAAATCGCAAATAAATGGGATCATGCAAGGGATCGACAAGAGAACGTCTGGCTACAAGCGTCGGGTCGAAGCTTTGCTTCCTGCTCCTGAAATTATTCCATCGATGATTGATCGTGCGCTTTCCGCTGGTGTGCAGGCTTCATACGTGCTAATGGATAGTTGGTTCACACATGCTCCATTAATCCAAGCCATCGTTGATCGAGGCCTAGATGTGATCGGCATGGTCAAAGCGGATAAGAAGCGTTATCTTGTTGACGAACGCCGATTATCTTTGCAAGAACTTTATTATGAAGCCATCCCTGTTCAAGGAAAAAACAAGGGAATCTTACGCTCTATCCGTACCGAGTTGTCTCCAGGGATTCCAGTCATGATGGTTTTCGTGCGTCACCGCTCAAAAAAGAAAGAATGGCTTGCCATTCTATGCACCGACCTAACGATTTCGGAAGAAAAAATGATTCAGATATACGGCATTCGCTGGGATATCGAAGTCTTCTTTAAGTGTGCCAAATCCTTACTGCGCCTACAAAAAGAGTTTCAAGGACGCTCATATGATCTCCTTATCAGCCATACCACGATTGTTTTTTCACGGTATATTTTGCTAGCGTGGCAACACCGACAAAGTACCGACAACCGTACGCTTGGTGGCTTGTTTTATTTGCTATGTGATGAAGTAGGTCAGCTAGATTGGGCTGTAGCCTTAAAACAACTGATTGAATTAATCGAAGATATCTCCAAGAAAGCCAGTAAGAAGATCACAACACTCATTCAAACACAACTACAGCAATGGATCGCTGGCTTGCCCAGTTACATCAAGGCTTATTTGCCGATTTCAAGCTGCGAAAGTTGA
- a CDS encoding chemotaxis protein CheC, translated as MDVLKEVGNIGAGNAATALSRLLDKPVDMAVPKVQMLPFEAVADKVGGAESVVLAIFLRVEGDAPGNLFFILSPEAAKKLLQRLVGIQVESEEEFSEMEWSALSEIGNILAGSYLSSLADFTSLAMTPTVPALAMDMAGAILGYGLLQFGEMGDSALLIDTTFIEDQQEVEGQFILIPDPEFFDKIFIALGVPMNDD; from the coding sequence ATGGATGTGTTGAAAGAAGTCGGAAACATCGGTGCAGGCAATGCGGCAACGGCTTTATCCAGACTTCTTGATAAACCGGTAGATATGGCCGTTCCAAAAGTTCAAATGCTGCCTTTCGAGGCTGTAGCTGACAAGGTTGGGGGAGCGGAAAGTGTTGTACTAGCCATTTTTTTGAGAGTAGAAGGGGATGCCCCGGGCAATCTATTTTTTATCCTCAGTCCTGAAGCGGCGAAGAAGCTCCTTCAACGTCTAGTTGGAATTCAGGTTGAGAGCGAGGAAGAGTTCTCTGAAATGGAATGGTCAGCACTATCGGAGATTGGCAACATACTAGCAGGTTCTTATCTATCTTCTCTAGCCGACTTTACATCGCTGGCCATGACCCCAACTGTTCCTGCGCTAGCTATGGATATGGCTGGTGCCATACTAGGATATGGACTTTTGCAATTTGGCGAGATGGGCGATTCGGCATTGCTGATTGATACGACATTCATCGAGGACCAGCAAGAAGTGGAGGGACAATTTATCCTCATCCCGGATCCTGAATTTTTCGACAAAATATTTATTGCTTTAGGAGTACCGATGAATGATGATTGA
- a CDS encoding protein-glutamate methylesterase/protein-glutamine glutaminase yields the protein MAYRIMVVDDSAFMRKIVSDLIEQDPAFKVIGTARNGREAIEQIAVLSPDLVTMDVEMPELNGLDALKIIMERHPLPVIMLSGINEQGMRETIMALELGAFDFIRKPSASTNTHDIGQVRRQLHEQIRTAMLMKERKAARESAIQSQIIPNVRPVDNSLSSVDAELRKAPSKLKQERGATTRGVDQGIMGSTRDDPAKRGYAKLDSLTKANVEPVRAGSAEQRRISPAIQDKGVAKLPSPKKSPTNSIKESLIEKSGTSIVKTQNQGKLQEEKPGFNKTDFTDIVAIGTSTGGPKALKAVLENIPRNFPAPIVIVQHMPPNFTKSLAQRLNSLSPLHVIEAEEGSRLLPGTAYIAPGGFHMSVIKDVEGYKVSLSSQAPRNGHRPSVEVLYESLLPLKSLRRHIVLLTGMGSDGAKAMKQLYEAGVTSTIAESEETCVVYGMPRSAIELNCVNHVLPLQEIGPKLVQVVK from the coding sequence ATGGCTTACCGGATTATGGTGGTTGATGATTCGGCTTTTATGAGGAAGATCGTGTCAGATTTGATTGAGCAGGATCCTGCTTTCAAAGTGATCGGTACTGCTCGAAATGGACGCGAGGCCATTGAACAAATTGCTGTTTTATCGCCGGATTTGGTCACAATGGATGTGGAAATGCCAGAATTAAATGGACTGGACGCTTTGAAAATTATTATGGAGCGTCACCCGCTACCTGTTATTATGCTTTCCGGCATTAATGAGCAGGGGATGCGTGAAACGATCATGGCCTTGGAGCTCGGCGCCTTCGATTTTATTCGTAAACCATCTGCTTCTACGAATACGCATGACATTGGGCAGGTGAGACGCCAACTCCATGAACAGATTCGAACGGCTATGCTGATGAAAGAGCGTAAAGCCGCAAGGGAGTCCGCAATTCAGTCTCAAATTATACCGAATGTGCGGCCGGTCGATAACTCGCTGAGTTCAGTGGATGCCGAACTAAGAAAAGCACCGAGTAAACTTAAGCAGGAGCGCGGGGCAACTACTAGAGGCGTCGATCAAGGCATAATGGGGTCAACTCGTGATGATCCCGCTAAAAGGGGATATGCCAAACTGGACTCTTTGACTAAAGCGAATGTTGAACCAGTTAGAGCTGGTAGCGCGGAACAACGAAGAATCAGTCCGGCAATTCAAGATAAAGGAGTCGCAAAGCTCCCGAGTCCAAAGAAAAGTCCTACAAATTCAATTAAAGAATCATTGATAGAAAAGTCAGGTACATCAATAGTAAAAACTCAAAATCAGGGAAAATTGCAAGAGGAAAAGCCCGGATTTAACAAAACTGACTTTACAGATATCGTGGCTATTGGCACATCAACAGGTGGGCCTAAGGCATTGAAGGCTGTGCTGGAAAATATCCCTCGTAACTTTCCGGCGCCAATCGTGATTGTGCAGCATATGCCGCCGAACTTTACGAAGTCACTTGCCCAGCGCTTAAATAGTCTGAGCCCATTGCATGTGATAGAGGCAGAAGAAGGGTCGAGGCTTCTTCCGGGTACCGCCTATATCGCACCTGGCGGATTCCATATGAGTGTGATTAAGGATGTGGAAGGATACAAGGTAAGCTTGAGTAGTCAGGCGCCGCGGAATGGTCATCGACCATCCGTGGAAGTATTATACGAGTCGCTGTTGCCGCTTAAATCCCTGAGGAGGCATATTGTGCTTTTAACGGGGATGGGGAGTGACGGGGCAAAAGCCATGAAACAGTTGTACGAGGCCGGAGTAACTTCTACTATTGCTGAAAGTGAAGAGACCTGTGTTGTATATGGTATGCCGCGCTCGGCGATAGAATTGAACTGTGTAAACCATGTTTTACCGTTACAAGAAATTGGCCCCAAACTTGTACAAGTAGTGAAATAA
- the flhF gene encoding flagellar biosynthesis protein FlhF: MRVKRYIVDTMPDAMQKIRDELGKDAVILSTKEMKIGGFLGMFQKKKIEVIAASESKESTVPKGQPSRTVVPAPSIPSIAPQSVPQAYRKSTLMMSQHADEGQPSSKMEDKDGFEDNRLSAAVLAAGKEDVTLSEMEHSTLLMQNANSTKLSVVGEKRHESTLSVQPNHTRGDTREDRLFIEIEQMKMLMSKLARFQEGLPELPEPLSEVKERLLEQEVSEELVDLWIDTTYKAWEHSEMTLSDEELISSVRISAQSFMEDRIDNGIEDGTRVVYIVGPTGVGKTTTIAKLAADQIFRLRKKVGFITADTYRISAIEQLRTYASILNVPLEVVQSPGDVQRAMQRLQHCDLILMDTAGRNYLNELYVAELHSLLNPMEQSETYLVLSLTSKSRDMKRITEHFSKYGIQKVIFTKLDETESVGPIYNLLHEYPVQVSYVTNGQNVPDDLLPANNELFTDMLLGAKRT; encoded by the coding sequence ATGAGAGTAAAACGCTATATCGTCGACACAATGCCTGATGCGATGCAGAAAATTCGTGATGAACTTGGAAAAGATGCCGTTATTTTAAGCACAAAGGAAATGAAAATCGGCGGATTTCTCGGAATGTTTCAGAAGAAAAAGATTGAGGTCATCGCTGCATCGGAAAGTAAGGAGTCTACTGTACCGAAAGGCCAACCTTCTCGGACCGTCGTTCCTGCTCCTTCCATCCCGTCCATTGCACCTCAATCTGTGCCACAGGCCTATCGTAAATCCACTTTGATGATGTCGCAGCATGCAGACGAGGGACAGCCTTCCAGTAAGATGGAAGATAAGGATGGTTTCGAGGATAATCGATTATCTGCTGCTGTACTTGCGGCAGGTAAGGAAGACGTCACTCTGTCGGAAATGGAGCACAGTACATTGTTAATGCAGAATGCGAACTCAACCAAGCTCAGTGTGGTAGGCGAGAAGCGACATGAAAGTACACTGTCAGTGCAGCCAAATCATACTAGGGGAGACACTAGGGAAGATCGGCTGTTTATAGAAATTGAACAGATGAAGATGCTCATGTCTAAGCTTGCCCGCTTTCAGGAGGGGTTACCCGAGTTGCCTGAGCCTTTGAGCGAAGTGAAAGAACGGCTACTGGAGCAAGAGGTGAGCGAAGAACTCGTTGATTTATGGATTGATACTACCTATAAAGCTTGGGAGCACAGTGAGATGACGCTGAGCGATGAGGAGTTGATCTCTTCGGTAAGAATAAGCGCACAGTCATTCATGGAGGACCGTATCGACAACGGCATTGAGGATGGAACTAGAGTAGTTTATATTGTCGGACCGACTGGGGTCGGGAAAACGACGACGATAGCCAAGCTCGCTGCGGATCAAATTTTCCGTCTCCGTAAAAAGGTCGGATTTATAACGGCAGATACGTATCGAATATCTGCGATTGAGCAATTGCGCACCTACGCCTCAATCTTGAATGTTCCGCTGGAGGTTGTCCAGTCGCCAGGTGATGTGCAAAGAGCTATGCAGCGTTTGCAGCATTGTGACTTGATTTTAATGGATACAGCGGGTAGAAATTATCTCAATGAGTTATATGTAGCGGAGCTTCATAGTCTTCTTAACCCCATGGAACAAAGCGAAACTTATTTAGTGTTAAGCTTGACTTCCAAAAGTCGGGATATGAAGAGAATTACCGAGCATTTTAGCAAATACGGCATCCAGAAGGTGATATTTACGAAGCTAGATGAAACGGAAAGTGTAGGACCTATTTATAATTTGCTGCATGAGTATCCCGTGCAGGTCTCATATGTAACTAACGGACAAAATGTACCGGATGATCTGCTGCCTGCGAATAATGAACTGTTTACAGATATGCTCCTTGGGGCTAAACGGACATGA
- a CDS encoding chemotaxis protein CheA: MDMNQYLSMFIDESNDHLQSLNENMLELEKAPDDIGIVQIIFRSAHTLKGMAATMGFEDLSSLTHQMENVLDLVRNEKLKMQDHIFDTLFQSLDALQMMVQDITQGGDGKADVQSIVASLQAIVRGEVPGGTDSNPPTQATGATAAINTGIQLDEFQHSVLEQSISEGHGVLYIEVAIREDCQLKAARAYLVFDLLERYGEIVKSHPSVQDIEQEKFDRRFSLYYITQKEASELQSMIVNLSEIESAEVMSLDHETLKQLSSEAKVAAAAETAEAPTVPASAPVDGKPAQASKPAAPDSKGTPRAGGGAAPSRTIRVDIERLDVLMNLLSELLIDRSRLEQLADEIKRSDLTETVEHMSRVGSDLQNIVLKLRMVPIDTVFSRFPRMVRDVAKSLDKKIDLIILGAETELDRTVIDEIGDPLVHLLRNAVDHGIESTAQRIAAGKPETGTVQLRAFHSGNHVFIEIEDDGGGIDRDKIVSKAVKNGVVTQSEAAAMTDEQVFMLLFAAGFSTAEVISDISGRGVGLDVVRSKIESLSGDVSVTSTLGKGTKFSVQLPLTLSIISAMLIKVGSEKYAIPLSSIVETGIIQRKQIRNVHGYTMVPYRDGNIPLLSLASLFEVSDFDEAAEEETEIVVIRKGDRLAALTVEDFIGQSEIVIKNLGKYLPPVQGVAGATILGDGQVALIVDPNAFIK; this comes from the coding sequence ATGGACATGAATCAGTATTTATCCATGTTTATCGATGAGTCCAACGACCATTTGCAATCATTAAATGAGAATATGCTAGAACTAGAAAAAGCTCCTGACGATATCGGAATAGTGCAAATTATTTTCCGGTCTGCACATACCTTGAAAGGGATGGCTGCAACAATGGGCTTTGAGGATTTATCCTCGCTGACTCATCAAATGGAGAATGTTCTTGATTTGGTACGCAATGAAAAATTAAAAATGCAGGATCATATTTTTGATACGCTGTTCCAAAGTCTGGATGCCCTGCAAATGATGGTTCAGGATATAACGCAAGGCGGTGATGGTAAAGCTGACGTTCAATCTATCGTAGCTTCACTTCAAGCGATCGTTCGCGGTGAGGTTCCTGGAGGAACTGACAGCAATCCACCTACACAGGCGACGGGAGCTACAGCGGCGATTAATACGGGCATTCAGTTGGATGAATTTCAGCACTCTGTTTTGGAGCAATCGATCTCGGAAGGCCACGGGGTGCTATATATTGAGGTTGCTATTCGCGAAGACTGTCAATTAAAAGCAGCACGTGCTTATCTAGTGTTTGATTTACTAGAGCGCTATGGGGAAATCGTTAAATCGCATCCTTCTGTGCAAGATATTGAACAAGAGAAATTTGATCGCAGATTCTCACTGTATTACATAACGCAGAAGGAAGCTTCAGAATTGCAGAGCATGATTGTGAATCTTTCCGAGATCGAATCAGCTGAAGTGATGTCTCTTGATCATGAGACGCTGAAGCAGCTTTCCTCCGAAGCTAAGGTAGCAGCAGCAGCTGAAACGGCAGAGGCGCCAACTGTTCCTGCTTCGGCTCCTGTCGATGGGAAGCCTGCTCAGGCGTCCAAGCCGGCAGCGCCAGATTCCAAGGGGACTCCACGAGCGGGTGGAGGAGCAGCACCGTCCAGGACCATTCGCGTGGATATTGAGCGGCTAGATGTGCTTATGAATTTGCTCAGTGAGTTGTTGATTGACCGTTCAAGACTGGAGCAGCTTGCTGATGAAATCAAACGTTCCGACCTAACCGAGACGGTAGAGCATATGAGCCGGGTTGGCAGTGATTTGCAAAATATTGTACTTAAGCTGCGGATGGTTCCGATCGATACGGTATTCAGCCGTTTTCCGCGAATGGTTCGGGATGTGGCTAAATCGCTGGATAAGAAAATCGATCTGATTATCCTTGGCGCCGAAACCGAGCTGGATCGCACAGTCATTGATGAGATCGGGGATCCACTTGTACACTTGCTTAGAAATGCGGTAGACCATGGGATAGAGTCTACTGCTCAACGCATTGCGGCAGGCAAACCGGAGACTGGAACTGTGCAACTCCGTGCCTTCCATAGCGGCAACCATGTGTTCATCGAAATTGAGGATGACGGGGGCGGGATCGACCGCGACAAAATTGTCAGCAAAGCGGTTAAAAACGGGGTCGTCACGCAAAGTGAAGCTGCTGCAATGACGGACGAGCAGGTGTTTATGCTGCTCTTCGCTGCAGGCTTTAGTACGGCTGAGGTTATATCAGACATTTCCGGACGAGGAGTCGGCCTGGATGTGGTGCGTTCCAAAATCGAATCTCTCAGCGGCGATGTCTCCGTCACTTCAACCCTGGGCAAAGGAACGAAGTTCTCTGTACAGCTACCATTGACTCTATCTATTATTTCCGCGATGTTGATCAAGGTAGGCTCGGAGAAATATGCGATACCTCTCTCATCGATCGTCGAAACGGGAATCATTCAGCGAAAACAGATTCGTAATGTGCATGGCTATACGATGGTGCCTTACCGTGACGGAAATATACCTTTGTTATCCTTAGCTAGTCTGTTTGAGGTTTCCGATTTTGATGAGGCTGCTGAAGAGGAGACGGAGATTGTCGTTATTCGAAAGGGAGATCGTTTGGCGGCCTTAACGGTAGAAGACTTCATCGGCCAAAGTGAGATTGTTATCAAAAACTTGGGCAAATATTTGCCTCCTGTGCAAGGCGTTGCTGGAGCGACAATTTTGGGTGATGGACAAGTAGCTCTTATTGTAGATCCCAATGCATTCATTAAGTAA
- a CDS encoding chemotaxis protein CheW, translated as MGEEMKVIVFKLGEEEYGIEVDKVQTIERMMPITRVPKTYSFVKGVINLRGVVIPVMDLRGRFGLPETEYTDHTRIIIVAVNEMEVGFIVDSANDVIDLNSDVIDSPPDVVGGIKAKYLHGVARLSEERLLVMLNLSEVLNRSEIIQLESLEG; from the coding sequence ATGGGAGAGGAAATGAAAGTCATCGTTTTTAAACTGGGAGAGGAAGAATACGGTATTGAGGTAGACAAGGTCCAGACGATTGAACGCATGATGCCGATTACCCGCGTGCCGAAGACATACTCTTTTGTGAAGGGTGTCATTAACCTGCGGGGCGTGGTCATTCCGGTGATGGATTTGCGCGGACGCTTCGGCCTTCCGGAGACTGAGTACACGGATCATACCCGGATCATTATCGTTGCGGTAAATGAGATGGAAGTAGGCTTTATCGTAGATTCGGCGAATGACGTTATAGATTTGAACAGCGATGTAATCGACTCCCCACCAGATGTTGTTGGCGGAATCAAAGCAAAGTATCTGCATGGTGTAGCTCGTCTTTCCGAGGAGCGCCTACTGGTCATGCTGAATTTGTCTGAAGTACTGAACCGTTCTGAAATCATTCAACTGGAAAGTTTAGAGGGTTAA
- the flhB gene encoding flagellar biosynthesis protein FlhB, with protein sequence MSFRYALDLQLFAGEKTEKATPKKRQDARKKGQVAKSQDLSGSVVLLSGFLCLLMFGGYMKERLIALFSDVYFHRLNMDVTQENVMTMFGDYAVQILLLIAPLLLIVVVMAALANYIQVGFLLTGEPLKMQLKKIDPIQGFKRIFSMRSLVEFLKSLLKLTIIGFLVYSTIWGERGNIASLGHVTIDDAFYFTSRLTMNLGLKIGAALFVLSVLDYLYQKYDHEKNLKMSKQDIKDEYKKMEGDPLIKGKIRERQRRMALQRMMQEVPKADVIITNPTHFAVALKYEGSEMDAPQVVAKGQDYVALRIREIAKEHGVIIMENKPLARALFQRAEIGDSIPADLFQAVAEVLAYVYRMKGKTK encoded by the coding sequence ATGTCGTTTCGGTATGCGCTGGATCTGCAGTTGTTTGCCGGTGAGAAAACAGAGAAGGCTACGCCTAAGAAACGGCAGGACGCCCGGAAGAAAGGCCAGGTTGCCAAAAGTCAGGACTTATCAGGCTCAGTCGTATTACTATCCGGATTTTTATGCCTGTTAATGTTCGGGGGATATATGAAAGAAAGGCTGATTGCGCTTTTTTCTGATGTGTATTTTCACCGGTTGAATATGGACGTTACGCAAGAAAATGTGATGACGATGTTTGGAGACTATGCGGTCCAAATTTTGCTGCTAATTGCCCCATTACTTTTGATTGTTGTTGTAATGGCAGCATTAGCGAACTACATACAGGTCGGTTTTCTCCTTACAGGAGAGCCATTAAAGATGCAGCTGAAAAAAATCGATCCTATTCAAGGGTTCAAAAGAATTTTTTCCATGCGTTCTTTAGTTGAATTTTTGAAGTCCCTTCTCAAATTAACAATCATTGGATTCTTGGTCTACTCAACGATATGGGGAGAACGGGGCAATATAGCTTCCTTAGGCCACGTTACCATTGATGATGCATTTTACTTTACATCGAGATTAACAATGAATTTGGGATTAAAGATTGGTGCAGCGTTATTCGTACTGTCAGTTCTCGATTATTTGTATCAAAAGTATGATCACGAGAAAAATTTGAAAATGTCGAAGCAGGACATTAAAGACGAATATAAAAAAATGGAAGGCGATCCGCTCATTAAAGGTAAAATACGTGAACGACAGCGGCGTATGGCGCTGCAGCGTATGATGCAGGAAGTACCTAAAGCGGACGTTATTATTACGAACCCGACCCATTTTGCCGTTGCTCTAAAATATGAGGGCTCAGAAATGGATGCCCCGCAAGTCGTTGCGAAGGGTCAGGATTATGTTGCTCTCCGTATTCGAGAGATTGCAAAGGAACATGGCGTTATTATTATGGAAAACAAGCCGCTGGCGCGTGCATTGTTCCAAAGAGCGGAAATCGGGGATTCGATTCCTGCAGATTTGTTTCAAGCCGTAGCCGAAGTGCTGGCTTACGTATATAGAATGAAAGGTAAGACTAAATAA
- a CDS encoding MinD/ParA family protein, producing the protein MNDQAQSLRRLVSKLEASRERQAFRTHSARVLTVSSGKGGVGKSNFTLNFALALKTLGRKVLIFDADIGMANIDVLMGVRARYNLYHLLKGERNLEEIIELGLNGLPFIAGGSGMADLFTLSESDLNYFTSQIEKISEKMDYIIFDTGAGLSKETVKFITAADECIVVTTPEPTSITDAYALIKVVHGMEQEIPFRLVVNRVASQQEARQVTDKLSLVAKRFLDMEIPMLGHIHDDPHVMQAVKKQIPFSTAFPSCAAARDIQRLAMKFLEVPQVGQKDTLTGIKGFIHRWLKHTK; encoded by the coding sequence ATGAACGATCAGGCCCAATCTCTTAGAAGACTTGTTTCGAAGTTGGAAGCTTCGCGTGAAAGACAAGCGTTCAGAACTCATTCCGCCCGGGTTTTAACCGTAAGCAGTGGCAAGGGTGGGGTTGGCAAATCCAATTTCACCTTGAATTTTGCTCTTGCTTTAAAAACACTGGGACGAAAAGTGCTTATCTTTGATGCGGATATCGGCATGGCGAATATCGACGTGCTTATGGGCGTTCGAGCAAGATACAACTTATATCACTTATTAAAAGGTGAGAGAAATTTAGAGGAGATCATCGAGCTTGGGCTGAACGGTTTGCCCTTCATTGCAGGAGGCTCAGGGATGGCAGACTTATTTACTTTATCGGAATCCGATCTGAACTACTTTACATCCCAAATTGAAAAGATTTCAGAGAAGATGGATTACATCATTTTTGATACGGGTGCAGGCCTGTCCAAAGAAACTGTAAAATTTATTACTGCTGCCGATGAATGCATTGTGGTAACAACACCTGAACCAACATCCATTACAGATGCTTATGCATTAATCAAAGTTGTTCACGGTATGGAGCAGGAAATACCGTTTCGGCTAGTGGTTAACCGGGTTGCGAGTCAGCAGGAGGCACGGCAAGTAACCGATAAGCTGTCGCTGGTAGCTAAACGCTTTCTCGATATGGAAATCCCAATGCTCGGACATATCCATGATGACCCTCATGTCATGCAGGCAGTCAAGAAACAAATCCCATTTTCAACCGCATTTCCTAGCTGTGCAGCTGCACGTGACATTCAACGTTTGGCTATGAAATTTTTAGAAGTTCCACAGGTGGGGCAAAAAGATACCTTGACAGGAATCAAAGGATTTATACACAGATGGCTCAAACACACAAAATGA